The Niastella koreensis GR20-10 genome includes a window with the following:
- a CDS encoding FkbM family methyltransferase, giving the protein MTSQFKKKVVTTLRYVYKVGIIKSVLIGLAMSASGEEVEVKWKGRNYHIRKHSSDFKVFRAVSVFGQYNISKITSNNVKTIVDLGANIGFSVMHFKSKFPNAHVIAVEPEKNNYDQLVKNVKDYKDVDCLQNAIWYSQKNLGIFDSGLGEYGFRVVDANQKLVGSVDAITMDDIISRYKLQTIDILKIDIEGAEKELFTYNYENWLPKVRCIVIELHDSYRPGCATAFFKAISSREFDIFCKGEDIVITFTDTKQGAVKYA; this is encoded by the coding sequence ATGACTTCACAGTTTAAAAAAAAGGTAGTAACAACCCTGCGCTATGTTTACAAGGTTGGGATCATTAAATCCGTACTGATTGGCCTGGCCATGAGCGCCTCCGGCGAAGAAGTGGAAGTAAAATGGAAAGGGCGGAATTATCACATCAGAAAACATTCCAGTGACTTTAAGGTTTTTAGAGCCGTTTCAGTGTTTGGGCAGTATAATATTTCTAAAATTACAAGCAACAACGTTAAAACTATTGTTGACCTGGGTGCAAATATTGGGTTTTCCGTGATGCACTTTAAATCAAAATTTCCCAATGCGCATGTTATTGCTGTAGAACCTGAAAAGAATAACTACGACCAGCTGGTAAAGAATGTAAAAGATTATAAAGATGTGGATTGCCTTCAAAATGCCATCTGGTACTCACAAAAGAATCTGGGCATCTTCGATAGCGGCCTGGGAGAATACGGCTTCAGGGTAGTGGATGCAAACCAAAAACTGGTAGGGAGTGTGGATGCAATTACAATGGATGATATAATCAGCAGATACAAGCTGCAAACAATCGATATTCTAAAGATAGATATTGAAGGGGCCGAAAAAGAATTGTTTACCTACAACTACGAAAACTGGTTGCCCAAGGTAAGATGTATAGTTATTGAATTACACGACTCCTACCGGCCCGGTTGCGCCACCGCTTTTTTTAAGGCAATTTCAAGCAGGGAGTTTGATATTTTTTGTAAGGGAGAAGATATAGTAATAACATTCACCGACACCAAACAAGGGGCTGTAAAATATGCATAG
- a CDS encoding glycosyltransferase family 4 protein, with the protein MTILQLVQKPQLRGAEMFASQLSTHINEKGDKAILVFVFPGKAPLPFAGETRHLNGSPKKRMWDLKAWRNLARIIKEEKPDVVQANAGDTLKYAVFSKLFFKWKQPIVFRNASTISLYIKTTPAKLLNGFFFKYASRIVSVSRTSATDFAKLFPQFKERIVTVPIGIEEALLNDPAKENVIPGASKPVLVHVGGFSFEKNHVRLIAIFENILKKQPGASLHFVGSGPLQAQIEELVKQKGLQQQIYFYGFRNDAMQFIKNADVLLLPSIIEGLPGVILEAFYCKTPVVAYDVGGIGEVVINNKTGYLVPKGNEEIFADRVLAALDKTPENQQLVQHAWGLVMSEYLNANIAKKFLDVYESVKK; encoded by the coding sequence TTGACAATACTTCAACTGGTTCAAAAGCCTCAATTACGCGGGGCGGAGATGTTTGCTTCACAGCTGAGTACCCACATAAACGAAAAAGGTGATAAAGCAATCCTGGTATTTGTTTTCCCAGGCAAAGCGCCTTTGCCATTTGCCGGTGAAACAAGACATTTGAATGGTTCGCCCAAAAAGCGTATGTGGGACCTGAAAGCCTGGCGTAACCTGGCCCGGATAATTAAAGAAGAGAAACCCGATGTTGTTCAGGCCAATGCAGGCGATACTTTGAAATATGCAGTATTTTCGAAGTTGTTCTTCAAGTGGAAACAACCCATTGTTTTCAGAAATGCCAGCACCATCAGCCTGTATATAAAAACAACGCCGGCCAAACTGTTGAACGGCTTTTTCTTTAAATATGCCAGCCGTATAGTTTCTGTAAGCAGAACATCCGCAACAGATTTTGCAAAATTGTTCCCGCAATTCAAAGAGCGGATTGTAACAGTGCCAATAGGAATTGAAGAAGCGTTGCTTAATGATCCCGCAAAAGAAAATGTAATACCCGGCGCATCAAAGCCTGTACTGGTGCATGTAGGCGGGTTCTCCTTTGAAAAGAACCATGTTCGCCTGATAGCGATATTTGAAAACATTCTGAAAAAACAACCCGGCGCCAGTTTACATTTTGTAGGCAGCGGACCACTGCAGGCACAAATAGAAGAACTGGTAAAACAAAAAGGGCTTCAGCAACAGATCTATTTTTACGGGTTCCGCAATGACGCCATGCAGTTTATAAAAAACGCCGATGTGTTGTTGCTGCCCAGCATTATAGAAGGCCTGCCTGGCGTAATACTGGAAGCGTTTTATTGTAAAACCCCGGTGGTAGCTTATGATGTGGGTGGAATTGGCGAGGTAGTGATTAACAATAAAACAGGCTACCTGGTGCCAAAGGGAAATGAGGAGATATTTGCAGACAGGGTATTGGCCGCTCTTGACAAGACACCCGAAAATCAGCAATTGGTTCAACATGCCTGGGGGCTGGTGATGAGTGAATACCTTAATGCTAACATTGCCAAAAAATTCTTAGACGTATACGAATCTGTAAAGAAATAA
- a CDS encoding glycosyltransferase family 4 protein, which yields MHSGTIPGTELKNVTTPVNTGAPTPMHKKVLFVIDTLQTGGAEQSLFANAIRFKTMQPVVCHLYAGDLLKQKFTAYNVPVYSVGLKKKYGFTEAYKQLKAIVQKEQPDIIVAYLTRSEIIARLVGRFSHIPVIGTFVSELYSDTYNTALSAKAKMAVSFFKWANKTTARFCKGFVANSEEVKRSNAKALGIALNKIEVINRGRDSNLFRFHVPQAASGKPLRFLNVGRLVPVKGQRDLIQAFAAFLPACPDAELHIAGEGPARESLTALIDELGLQHNVELLGSQDIPRIINGYDCFVFPSHSEGFSGAVVEAMFAGLPVLASDIAVNKEVITHLETGYFFEKGSVESIKQALLWYKDNVAVANTFAVKANEHARQHFELDKIAGKLENYLLNLIIVKN from the coding sequence ATGCATAGTGGTACTATTCCCGGAACTGAATTAAAGAACGTGACTACTCCTGTAAACACAGGCGCCCCAACCCCCATGCATAAAAAAGTATTGTTTGTTATTGACACTTTACAAACCGGCGGAGCCGAGCAAAGTCTTTTTGCGAATGCCATCCGGTTTAAGACCATGCAGCCTGTAGTTTGTCATTTATATGCCGGCGACTTGTTAAAGCAAAAATTTACAGCGTACAACGTTCCGGTATATTCAGTAGGACTGAAAAAGAAATATGGGTTTACCGAGGCCTACAAACAATTAAAAGCGATTGTTCAAAAAGAACAGCCGGATATAATTGTGGCCTACTTAACCCGGTCGGAAATAATAGCCCGGCTGGTTGGCCGTTTCAGTCATATTCCGGTGATAGGCACTTTTGTAAGTGAATTGTATTCCGACACCTATAATACCGCACTGTCGGCAAAAGCAAAAATGGCGGTGTCGTTTTTCAAATGGGCCAATAAAACAACGGCCCGGTTTTGTAAAGGATTTGTTGCCAATTCGGAAGAAGTAAAAAGGTCCAATGCAAAAGCATTGGGCATTGCACTTAATAAAATAGAAGTCATCAACAGAGGCCGGGACAGTAACCTGTTCCGGTTTCATGTTCCCCAGGCAGCTTCTGGTAAACCGCTCCGGTTTTTAAATGTAGGCAGGCTGGTGCCGGTTAAAGGCCAGCGGGATCTGATCCAGGCCTTTGCAGCGTTTTTACCAGCCTGTCCCGATGCAGAGTTACATATAGCCGGTGAAGGCCCGGCGCGGGAATCGTTAACGGCGCTTATTGATGAGTTGGGATTGCAGCATAATGTGGAGTTGTTAGGTAGTCAGGATATACCCCGGATCATCAATGGATATGATTGTTTTGTTTTCCCATCGCACAGCGAAGGGTTCAGCGGCGCCGTTGTAGAGGCCATGTTTGCCGGGTTGCCGGTGCTGGCCAGCGATATTGCGGTAAATAAAGAGGTGATCACTCATCTGGAAACTGGTTACTTTTTTGAAAAGGGATCGGTGGAAAGTATAAAACAGGCGTTGTTGTGGTATAAAGATAATGTAGCAGTCGCCAACACATTTGCGGTAAAAGCAAATGAACACGCCCGCCAGCATTTTGAACTGGATAAAATAGCCGGCAAGCTGGAAAATTATTTACTCAACCTGATCATTGTAAAAAATTGA
- a CDS encoding polysaccharide deacetylase family protein, translated as MQGIFTISLDFELHWGVFDKRDRQQREACYKNTLRIVPQMLELFSKYDVHVTWATVGSLFAANRQEWETFTPSVEPDYAVEKYSAYKWVRQHGMDQQYQWAHFAPEEVAMIMKYPGQELATHTFSHYYCLEEQREKMAFDADLKAAVKAAQKFNAPMRSLVFPRNQFNPEYLKICYDNGVKTVRSNPSGWFWSPVTNGGAGLMRRIFRTADAYIQVGGVRTSYPLSAIKVTPGEPLQLPASRFLRPWSPKSELANKMRLRRSCQEIRIAAQRKQVYHLWWHPENFGDYPEQNLQSLEVLLKEFKKCQQKYGMTSWNMGEYDTYLVQETTPKAVKKADKILQ; from the coding sequence ATGCAAGGGATATTCACCATATCGCTCGATTTTGAATTGCACTGGGGTGTATTTGATAAAAGAGACCGTCAGCAGCGGGAAGCCTGCTATAAAAATACGTTACGCATAGTTCCACAAATGCTGGAACTGTTCAGCAAATATGATGTGCATGTAACCTGGGCAACAGTAGGTAGCTTGTTTGCCGCTAACCGCCAGGAATGGGAGACTTTCACTCCTTCTGTAGAGCCTGATTATGCAGTAGAAAAATATTCAGCCTATAAATGGGTTCGCCAACATGGAATGGACCAGCAATATCAATGGGCGCATTTTGCTCCTGAAGAAGTAGCCATGATTATGAAGTACCCGGGACAGGAACTGGCTACACACACGTTCAGCCATTACTATTGCCTGGAAGAACAACGGGAGAAAATGGCTTTCGACGCCGATTTGAAAGCGGCCGTTAAAGCAGCCCAAAAGTTTAATGCACCCATGCGTTCGCTGGTGTTTCCGCGTAACCAGTTCAACCCCGAATATTTGAAGATCTGTTACGACAATGGGGTTAAAACGGTTCGTTCAAACCCCAGTGGCTGGTTTTGGTCGCCGGTTACCAATGGCGGCGCCGGATTGATGCGCAGGATATTCCGTACAGCCGACGCTTACATTCAGGTTGGTGGGGTACGAACTTCTTATCCGTTAAGCGCTATTAAAGTAACTCCAGGTGAACCGCTGCAATTGCCTGCAAGCCGGTTCTTACGGCCCTGGAGCCCGAAATCGGAACTGGCCAATAAAATGAGATTACGCAGATCGTGCCAGGAGATCCGCATTGCGGCACAACGCAAACAAGTATATCACCTGTGGTGGCACCCCGAAAATTTTGGTGATTACCCTGAACAGAATTTACAAAGCCTGGAAGTGTTGCTGAAGGAATTCAAAAAGTGCCAGCAAAAATATGGAATGACCAGCTGGAATATGGGCGAATATGATACTTACCTGGTTCAAGAGACTACCCCCAAAGCCGTTAAAAAGGCAGATAAAATATTGCAATAA
- a CDS encoding GNAT family N-acetyltransferase, with protein MQIRPATPQDKPAMIELLKKSLGEGLIPKSEFLWNWKHEQNPFGASFVLLAEENGMLIGLRAFMQWQWKWKDTVYKAIRAVDTATHPEHQGKGIFKKLTLQQLDLCKQQGIHFVFNTPNDQSRPGYLKMGWVQQGKMPLKFKVRNPIALAYALAFKKGKGNSTAEDPTPTQTWDPKVFSLMNNYVQDTQHLNTILSGSYIRWRYADNPLFSYNYFTDFENFLLIGRIKQHSFTRELRLVDCMLFNNASSNRRINSSISKVVLPYCKKHKIQVISFSGRQYQSHQSALNWMGIIPVQNRGPIVTLRDLNMNEKFPELLDIKNWGYSLGDMELF; from the coding sequence ATGCAAATACGACCAGCCACGCCCCAGGACAAACCCGCGATGATAGAACTTTTGAAAAAATCATTGGGTGAAGGGCTCATCCCCAAATCAGAATTTCTCTGGAACTGGAAGCATGAACAAAATCCATTCGGTGCTTCTTTTGTATTGCTGGCCGAAGAAAACGGGATGCTCATTGGATTAAGAGCATTTATGCAATGGCAGTGGAAATGGAAAGATACCGTTTATAAAGCCATTCGCGCGGTTGATACGGCCACCCACCCCGAACACCAGGGAAAAGGTATTTTTAAAAAGCTCACCCTGCAACAGCTGGATTTGTGTAAACAACAGGGCATCCATTTCGTTTTCAATACCCCCAATGATCAAAGCCGGCCAGGTTATTTAAAAATGGGATGGGTACAACAGGGCAAAATGCCTTTAAAATTCAAAGTTCGTAACCCCATTGCCCTGGCTTATGCGCTAGCATTCAAAAAAGGGAAAGGCAATTCCACCGCCGAAGATCCTACGCCTACCCAAACCTGGGACCCAAAAGTGTTCAGCTTAATGAATAATTACGTGCAGGATACCCAACATTTAAACACTATTCTATCCGGCTCGTATATCCGGTGGCGCTATGCCGATAATCCTTTGTTCAGTTATAATTACTTTACCGACTTCGAGAACTTTCTGCTCATTGGCCGCATAAAGCAACATTCATTTACCAGAGAGTTGCGCCTGGTAGACTGTATGTTATTTAATAACGCTTCATCAAACAGGCGCATCAACTCCAGCATCAGCAAGGTAGTTCTCCCCTACTGCAAAAAACATAAAATACAGGTCATTTCATTTTCAGGACGGCAATATCAGTCACATCAATCTGCTCTTAACTGGATGGGGATAATACCTGTTCAGAACCGTGGTCCCATAGTAACGTTGAGAGATTTGAACATGAATGAAAAATTTCCCGAATTACTGGACATTAAAAACTGGGGCTATTCTCTTGGCGATATGGAACTTTTTTAA
- a CDS encoding glycosyltransferase codes for MDTLNKTYIRHSYQEQQRIPVLHIIKSLGRGGAEMLLPETLRQHDKQKFDFHYIYFLPWKNQMVSAIEEEGGKVVCIPAKNNAAILLAVRKIAAYVREHKIQLIHCHLPWAGMAARIVGRMTGVPVVYTEHNKWERYHKLTYLLNKFTFSSQQRVIAVSAEVANSIKTNYGKAKPLIQVVANGTDTLKYSRDQHIGNDIRTELNIPATATVIGITCVFRVQKRLGAWLEIAQALHAKNPDTYFIIVGDGPLREEIHAKAKALGTDKYVFFAGLQTETRPYFTAMDIFMMSSEFEGLPIALLEAMSMNCVPTCTAAGGIPEVITDGENGLLVPVQEPMQLADRLLALIQQPGQLAKMKEAARETVINSFSMKKMVGELEAIYNDLITQ; via the coding sequence ATGGATACTTTGAACAAAACATATATCCGTCATTCGTACCAGGAGCAGCAACGCATTCCTGTATTACACATTATAAAATCACTGGGTCGTGGTGGTGCAGAGATGCTATTGCCCGAAACATTACGTCAGCACGATAAACAGAAATTCGACTTTCATTATATTTATTTTCTTCCCTGGAAAAATCAGATGGTATCGGCCATTGAAGAAGAGGGAGGAAAAGTAGTTTGTATTCCTGCAAAGAATAACGCCGCCATTTTACTTGCCGTACGCAAGATAGCCGCGTACGTGCGGGAGCATAAGATCCAACTCATCCACTGCCATCTTCCCTGGGCTGGTATGGCTGCCCGCATTGTAGGCAGAATGACCGGTGTGCCGGTTGTTTATACCGAACACAATAAATGGGAACGCTATCATAAGTTAACCTACCTGTTAAACAAATTCACCTTTAGCAGTCAGCAACGTGTAATCGCCGTATCGGCAGAAGTAGCCAATTCCATTAAAACCAATTATGGAAAGGCAAAACCGCTGATACAGGTAGTAGCCAACGGAACCGACACCCTCAAGTATTCCCGCGATCAGCACATTGGCAACGACATTCGTACAGAACTGAATATTCCGGCAACCGCCACGGTGATTGGTATTACCTGTGTGTTCAGGGTACAAAAGCGGTTGGGCGCATGGCTGGAGATTGCCCAGGCATTGCATGCAAAAAATCCGGATACTTATTTTATTATTGTAGGCGATGGACCGTTGCGGGAAGAGATCCATGCCAAAGCAAAGGCGCTCGGTACCGATAAATATGTGTTTTTTGCAGGACTGCAAACCGAGACCCGTCCGTACTTCACCGCCATGGACATCTTCATGATGAGCTCGGAATTTGAGGGACTGCCCATTGCACTGTTGGAAGCTATGAGCATGAATTGTGTCCCAACCTGTACAGCAGCAGGCGGTATACCCGAAGTAATAACGGATGGTGAGAATGGCTTGCTGGTGCCCGTTCAGGAGCCCATGCAATTGGCAGATCGACTGTTGGCCCTGATTCAACAGCCCGGCCAGCTGGCAAAAATGAAAGAGGCTGCCCGCGAAACAGTTATCAATTCTTTCAGTATGAAAAAAATGGTGGGCGAACTGGAAGCCATATACAATGATTTGATCACCCAATAA